A window from uncultured Desulfobacter sp. encodes these proteins:
- a CDS encoding MBL fold metallo-hydrolase, translating into MKKKISRKIWFLLASCLLTMVIASNGFANDTGKVRLSVLCDDTAASDTFVTEHGVSIFVELANGHHWLVDTGTTDIFMQNAKRMDISLDNLTGIAISHGHDDHTGGLTFYPRLKGKPPVFGHPYIWHKQYGIKKDKPVRICGMPYLARQYANPVFQPRNYVSQLDEDMYFFTDIPREPGSYVPTQGKFQNEDGTGPCPIIDDATIAIRTPQGIVAIFGCGHAGYINILKAIHKKFPNDKLLAVVGGLHLKSADDEVLAKAVAYTDTIKANDFTFYGGHCTGSNAIKYFTEAYGDKVVRPLGSGRVIKF; encoded by the coding sequence ATGAAAAAAAAAATTAGTCGAAAGATTTGGTTTCTTCTCGCTTCCTGTTTATTAACAATGGTGATAGCGAGTAATGGGTTTGCGAACGATACAGGAAAAGTGAGACTTTCCGTGTTGTGTGATGATACTGCCGCTTCGGACACATTTGTTACTGAGCATGGCGTATCAATCTTCGTTGAACTGGCTAATGGCCATCACTGGCTTGTCGATACCGGCACCACGGATATTTTCATGCAAAATGCCAAACGCATGGACATCAGCCTGGACAACCTTACTGGGATCGCCATTAGTCATGGGCATGATGATCATACCGGAGGGTTGACATTCTACCCGCGTCTCAAAGGGAAACCACCTGTTTTCGGTCATCCTTATATCTGGCATAAACAGTACGGCATAAAAAAAGATAAACCGGTTCGGATTTGTGGTATGCCCTATCTTGCCAGACAATATGCGAACCCTGTATTCCAGCCCCGAAATTACGTATCCCAACTGGATGAAGATATGTATTTTTTTACTGATATCCCCCGGGAACCAGGAAGCTATGTGCCGACACAGGGAAAGTTTCAAAATGAGGACGGCACCGGACCTTGCCCTATTATTGATGACGCTACGATAGCTATTAGGACCCCCCAGGGCATCGTGGCAATCTTCGGATGTGGGCATGCCGGATACATCAATATTCTGAAAGCTATCCATAAAAAATTCCCCAATGATAAATTGCTTGCCGTGGTCGGTGGACTTCATCTGAAGAGCGCTGATGATGAGGTTCTTGCAAAAGCTGTTGCATATACGGATACAATCAAAGCTAATGATTTTACATTTTATGGGGGGCATTGTACCGGCAGCAACGCCATTAAATATTTTACAGAAGCCTATGGTGATAAGGTAGTTAGACCATTGGGTTCTGGACGTGTGATTAAATTTTGA
- a CDS encoding HDOD domain-containing protein produces MNIFVARQPVFTLDKKIFGYELLFRLSLDNVFPYIDGSTATSGVLSNTFFSFGINEVLAGKPGMINFTRNLLLKQIPMLFPKEHIIIEILEDIAPDPEIIDTLKMLKTKGFRIALDDFVYDRKFNEMILLCDMIKFDIIATPLDSLAPVLKFLGNKLKHIIPLCEKVETYEEFEQAKAMGFQLFQGYFFAKPEVLSRRSLSSNQVSNLKLLNEISKQEPALDAIENMIKKDMDISFKLLAFINSAYFKRLTAVDTIKDAIIFLGLQKLKKFITVLVVSNINPGKPDELIRFSIIKARMCEQCAHIIKTRFTPDELFTVGLFSNIDSILDIPMEDILEKINLSEKIKNALLGQDLMFRRLNDLIINFKRGNWDYVTFKGEDSQLIQKLPTFYMNAIKMADTFLAPT; encoded by the coding sequence ATGAATATTTTTGTAGCTCGTCAACCTGTATTCACTTTAGATAAAAAAATTTTTGGTTATGAACTTTTATTCAGGCTCAGCCTGGATAATGTATTCCCATATATCGACGGGTCTACAGCCACATCCGGAGTGTTGTCAAATACTTTTTTCTCCTTTGGAATCAATGAAGTTCTTGCTGGCAAACCCGGAATGATCAACTTCACCCGGAATCTATTGCTCAAGCAGATCCCCATGCTTTTTCCGAAGGAGCATATTATTATTGAAATTTTAGAAGATATTGCCCCTGACCCTGAAATCATTGACACATTAAAAATGCTTAAAACAAAAGGGTTTAGAATTGCTCTAGATGATTTTGTTTATGATCGAAAATTTAATGAAATGATTCTGCTGTGCGATATGATCAAGTTTGATATCATAGCCACACCCCTGGATAGTCTGGCTCCGGTTCTCAAATTTCTGGGAAATAAACTCAAACATATCATACCACTGTGTGAAAAGGTGGAAACCTACGAAGAGTTTGAACAAGCCAAAGCAATGGGGTTCCAACTTTTCCAGGGATATTTTTTTGCAAAACCAGAAGTTTTGTCACGTAGAAGCCTTTCTTCCAATCAGGTCTCTAACTTAAAACTATTAAATGAAATTTCAAAGCAGGAACCAGCGTTAGACGCTATTGAAAACATGATTAAAAAAGATATGGATATATCTTTCAAACTATTGGCATTTATTAATTCTGCATATTTTAAGCGGCTCACTGCCGTAGATACGATCAAGGATGCCATCATATTTTTGGGTCTTCAGAAATTAAAAAAATTTATCACAGTATTAGTGGTATCGAATATAAATCCAGGTAAGCCCGATGAGTTGATCCGATTTTCGATAATCAAGGCTCGAATGTGCGAACAATGCGCGCATATTATAAAAACCCGGTTTACTCCGGACGAATTGTTCACTGTAGGGCTGTTTTCAAACATAGATTCCATTTTGGATATACCCATGGAAGATATTCTTGAAAAAATTAATCTGTCGGAAAAAATCAAGAATGCTCTTTTAGGCCAAGATCTGATGTTCAGACGGCTCAACGACCTAATCATAAACTTCAAACGGGGAAACTGGGACTACGTAACATTTAAAGGCGAAGATTCCCAATTGATTCAAAAGCTGCCCACTTTTTATATGAACGCCATAAAAATGGCAGATACCTTTCTTGCCCCGACCTGA